The following DNA comes from Nocardia sp. XZ_19_385.
GGCGCACGATCGCCAAGCGGATGGCCAAGCTCGGGGTGACCGTGCTCGAAGGCGGCGGCGCGAAGGTGACCGGCGTGACGCGCGCTGCCGTGCGGCTGGCCGACGGCCGTGAACTGCCGAGCGCGGTGACCATCTGGACCGCGGGCTTCGGCGTGCCGGACCTGGCGCAGCGCAGCGGCCTGAGCACCGACGCGGCGGGCCGTCTGCGCACAGACGAGACGCTGACCAGCATCGACGACGAGCGCATCATCGCCGCCGGCGATTCGGCGGCGCCCTCGGATCTGCCGTTCCGGATGGGCTGCCAGTCCGCGGTGCAGACCGGACCGCAGGCCGCCGAGACAGTGCTGAGCCGGATCGCGGGCGACGAGCCGTCGACCATCGACGTCGGTTTCGCGGGGCAGTGCATCAGCCTGGGCCGGCGGGCGGGCATCTTCCAGTTCTCGTCCAAGGACGACCAGGCGAACAAGCACTACCTCGGCGGTCGTCCCGGCGCGCTGCTGAAGGAGACGGTCTGCTGGAGCACCGTCTGGCAGCTGAGCTACGAGGCCCGCAAGCCCGGTGCGCGCACCTGGTGGTCGAAGGACGAGAAGCGGCAGGAGCTGCTGCAGGCCGCGCGCGCCGAAGCGCCGGTCACCCGCTGAATCCGAGCATCGTGAATCGAGGAAAAGCCATGTCCGAGAACATCTCCGTGGTTGTGATCGGCGGCGGATACGCCGGCGTCCTGGCCGCCAACCGCCTCACCCAGCGCGACAACGTCGCCGTGACGCTGATCAACCCGCGCTCGGATTTCGTCGAGCGCATCCGGCTGCACCAGCTGGTGGGCGGGTCCGACGACGCGGTCGTCGACTTCAAAGATTTACTGTCCGAACGCATTCGACTGGTCGTCGACACCGTGACCGACATCGACGCGGCGGGCCGCACCGTGACGCTGGCGACCGGCGACACCCTGCGCTACGACTACCTGATCTACGCGGTCGGCAGCGGCAGCGCCGACCCACAGGTGCCGGGGGCGGCCGAATTCGCCTACCCCATAGCCAGTTTCGAGGAGGCGCAGCGCTTGCGTCCGGCCGTCGAAGCCTTGTCGGCCGCGGGCGTGGTGACCGTGGTCGGATCCGGCCCCACCGGCATCGAGACCGCCGCCGAATTGGCCGAACAGGGGCGCCAGGTGACCCTGGTGTGCGGCACCATCCTCGGCCCCTACCTGCACCCGCGCGGCCGCCGCTCGGTCACCAAACGGCTGACCGCACTCGGAGTACGAATCCTGGAAGGCTCCGACGCGAAGGTGACCGCCGTGACCCGCGATTCGGTGCGACTCGGCGACGGCCGCGCACTGCCGAGCGCGCTGACCATCTGGACCGCCGGCTTCGGCGTGCCGGATCTGGCGCGGCGCAGCGGCCTGAGCACCGACACCCTGGGACGTCTGCTCACCGACGAAACCCTGACCAGCCTCGACGACGAGCGCATCCTCGCGGCGGGTGATTCGGCGGCACCCTCGAACCTGCCGTTCCGGATGAGCTGCCAGGCCGCCACGCGAATCGGCGCGCACGCCGCCGACACCGTGCTGCACCGCATCGCGAACGAGCAACCCGCACCCATCAACCTGGGCTTCATCGGCCAGTGCATCAGCCTGGGCCGCCGCGCCGGCATCTTCCAGTTCTCGTCCAAGGACGACACCGCGAAGCGCTGGTACCTCGGCGGCGGCGTGGCCGCGAAGGTCAGAGGCAACCAAACCCGGCTCGCTGACCTGGGTCAAGGACGACAACCGTCGTCGGCTGGTGCAGGCCAACGGTTCCCCGGCAGCCCGGGTTGAGCAGGGCGTAGCACACAATCCGTAACACCCGCGTGTCCTGAGACGACAGCATCCGTGACACATGGCCCGTCGGGGGGCCTGTCCATTTCTTCTTGTCGCTTCATGAAATTGGGGATCAGGACATGGCTCTTCGCGAGTTCTTTGCGCGCCACCGCATCGGTGTGGGCGTTGCCGCACCAGCAGTGCTCGGCGTGACGGCATTGGTTGCCGCCTCGTTCGCGCTGACATCCACACCGGAGACCCGGGATACGCGGCTGACCAGCTCGGTTACCGAGTGCCACGACATGGTGACCATCTCGGTCGCCGGTCGTAACGACACTCCGAATCCGCAGACCACCGCGATGCTGCTCGACGCCAACGGCAACCCGTTGCCGGCCGCGCTGTCGGGCGACCACCGCAGTGAGTGGGTGGATCCGGTGGTCAACGCACCGGCCGGACAAGTCGACCCGGGCTCGTATCGCGCGGTGTATGTCGCGTATCCGGCGAACATGTCCAGCTATGAGGACTCGGTGAACGCCGGTGTAGCGAACACCAAGCAAGTCATGCGGGAGATCGCCCAGGCGTGCCCCGACACCCGCTTCTCCATCGTCGGTTACAGCGAGGGCGCGGATGTCGTGCGCCGGGTCGCGATGGAGGTCGGCAACCAGGAGGCCGACAAGGACGGCAAGTACGGGATCGTCAACCCGGACGACGTGGTCGGCGTGGTCATCCTGGCCGACCCGGGCCGCTCGGCCGGCGACGGCACCTTCATCGGCGCCAAGGATCCGAACAACCCGGACAACTTCGACCAGAAGTACAACGGCAAGCCGATCTCGGGCCAGGGCGTCATGCAAGGCACCGGCGGCGGCTTCGGCAAGCTGAACGGCAAAATCGCCTCGTTCTGTTCCGAGGGTGACCTGACTTGTGCCGCACCGCAGAACATTTCGCTGCTGCAGCTGGCCGCCAACGTCGGTCGGCAGATCAATGTGGACAACCTGGAACGGGACGGGCTGACCCCGGCGACCGGCCAGAATGTCGCCGAGGTGCTGGGCCGGATCGCGATGACGGCGTTCGCCGATATCGCGGCGCAGCCGAACTGGATGGCGAGCGACGAGACGTTCCTGACTGTGCTGCTGCGGGTTTCGGATCCGGCCTACAAGCCGGGGACGCACACCCCCAAGGCGACACCGGTGAAGTCGGAGATCTCGACCGACGAGATGTCGCCGCTGGCTTACCTGCCGCAGAAGGTGCTCAACGAGATCATCGGCCTGATCGTGACCAACCAGAACACGATCCCCGTCGTCATGAGCGACCCGTACAAGCTCACCCTCGGCCCGAACCACACCGGTCATCACTTCGACTACTGGAAGAACGCTGATCCGCAGAACGGCAAGCCGCTGACCTCCGCCGAGTACGCGGCCGCGTGGCTGACGCACCTGGCGAAGCAGGCGCAGGCCGGTGAGCCGGTGGACAAGACGGCCACGCCGAAGACCGAGGACGTCCAGGCGATGTACAAGGCGGTCGACGAGTCGAAGGCGCCGAAGACCACCACCCCGGCGGCGACCTCGACCAGCACCACGACGACGACCACGAAGTCCGATGCGGCCGTAGCGTCGACGACCCAGGCGCCGACCACCACGTCGTCCGGGACCTCGAGCTCGACCACCGCGCCGAGCTCCACCACCACGGCCCCGACGACCACCGAGGCTCCCAAGCCGACGACCGTCGCGCCGACCACCACCGCGGCGCCGACCACCACGGTCGCGCCCACCACTACGACGACCACGGAATCGGCCGCGCCGACCACCACCGAGTCGAAGTAGCAACCACCGCACGACAACGAACCGGCCGGATGCCTATCCGGCCGGTTCGTTTTGCGTTCGGTGTCACGCGGTGACCGAGCTCATCTCCGGGCCGGTTTCCGCACCCTGGGCGCGCCGCCTCCCGAGCGCGGCCCGATTCCGCGTTGCAATGACCCTGACCTGCGGAAATTGGGGCATGGCGTCAAGTCCCGAAACAGCTACGCTGCGTTGACTTCTGCTTCACGATAGGGACATCGATGCTGGAACGGCTGGAACTGGAGGCGTTTCTGACGCTCGCCGAGGAACTGCACTTCGGCCGCACCGCCGAACGGCTGCATGTGACGACGAGCCGGGTCAGCCAGACCATTCGCCAGCTCGAACGCCGGATCGGCGCACCGCTGTTCGAACGCTCCAGCCGCAGGGTCGTGCTGACGGTCGTCGGCAAGCAGTTGCGGGATGAGCTGCGGCCCGCCTATGACCAGATCGCGGCCGGGGTGGCGGCCGCCAGCAGCGGGAACCTGCTCATCCGGACGCTCACGGTCGGCTTCTCCGCGCCCTGGTGCGGAAACCTGATCATCAAGTCCGCCAAGGTCTTCCGGGACCGCTACCCCGGCAGCGTGGTGACCGTCGAGGAGATCCAGCTGACCGACCCGCTCGGCCGGATGCGTTCTGGCGCAGTCGATTTGCAGCTGACCGAGTTCCCGATCTCGGAACCCGACATCAGCACCGGGCCGATCATCTTCTCCGAACCCCGCAGCCTGATGGTGCCCGCGGACCATCCGTTCGCGAGCCGGGACTCGGTATCGCTGGAGGATCTCGCCGACACCACGCTGATCACCATCAACAGCGAAGCCGTCCCACGCTATTGGATGGACTACTACTTTCCGCGCCGCACCCCGTCCGGCCGCCCGATCCCGCAGGGGCCCGCGGCGGTGTACTGGCCGGAGGTGCTGGTGCATGTCAGCCAGGGGGCCGGCGTCAGCACGGTCTCGGCGGCCGCCGAACAGTTCCACACCCGCCCGGGCATGGCCTTCGTCCCCTTCCGCGACGCCCCGCCGATCGACTACGGCCTGATGTGGCCCACCGCGCATAAGAACCCGCTGGTCCGCCCCTTCATCGAAACCATCAGGGAGCTGGCCGATTCGGCCTGAGCCACGCCGCCGCAGGCCCCCGGAATTCACTGTGTCGGATCATCGGATCTTTGGTTAGGCTGCGGGGTGGATCGCAGAGGAGAAAGCCGATGACCAGGCGTGGATGGGTGCTGTTTCTCGCGATGGGGGCCATCTGGGGTGTCCCGTACGCGATGATCCGGATCGCGGTCGAGGATTTCGATCCGTTCGTGGTGGCGTTCGCGCGCACGCTGATCGGCGGGCTGATCTTGCTGCCGATCGCGCTGTATACGAAAGCGCTGATGCCGGTGCTGCGGCGGTGGAAACCGTTGCTGGCCTACACCCTGGTGGAAATCACCGGGCCCTGGTTCCTGATCGGCTACGCGGAGACCACGCTGAACAGCTCCACCGTGGGGCTGCTGATCGCGGCGGTGCCGTTGATCGCGGTGGTGATGGTGGCCACCATGGGGCACGAAACCTTCGATAGGCGAAGGGTTCTCGGGCTGATCGTCGGCTTCGGCGGGGTCGCCACCCTGGTCGGTCTCGATGTCGATCTGTCCAACCCGGCGGCGATCGGCGCGATCGGACTGACCGCCATCGGTTACGCGCTCGGGCCGATCATCATCACCCGCTCGCTGGCCGATCTGCCGCCGATGGGCGTGGTCACCGCGTCGCTGATCCTGGCCGCGATCATCTACGCGCCGATGGCGGCGCTGCGCTGGCCCGATCACTACCCCGCCGACGCCAGCTGGTCGGTGCTGGGCCTGGCAGTCCTCTGCACATCGCTGGCGTTCCTCGTATTCTTCGCCCTGATCAGCGAAGTCGGCCCGTCCCGCGCCACCGTGATCACCTACATCAACCCGGCCGTCGCGATCCTGCTCGGTGTCACCGCGCTGAACGAACCGCTGACCGCAGGCATGGCCATCGGCTTTCCGCTGGTCATCCTCGGTTCGATTCTCGGCACCGCCCGCTCGCGCGGCGCCGAACCCAAGACCGAAGCCCCGGTGGCGGTCCCGTGTGCCGATGTGCCGGTACCGCCCGGCGCCTATGATGAGCGCCGATGAACGATATCGCCGCGATCGGTGCGGCCTATGACGAAATCGCCGAGCTCTACGACGAACTGGTGCGGCAGCCGCTCTACGGCACACCGTTCGACGACGCGATGCTGGCCGCCTTCGCCGCGCTGGTCGGCTCCGGCGGCGCGGTCGCCGATATCGGTTGCGGTCAGGGCCGCATCGCCGCGCAACTGGCCGAATCGGGCCTGGACGTGCGCGGAATCGACCTCTCCCGACGCCTGCTCGCCATGGCGCGCACCGAATTCCCGCACCTGCGTTTCGACGAAGGCAGCATGGAGGAACTCGACTTCGGTGCTGCCACCCTCGACGGCCTCGTCGCCTGGTATTCGATGATCCATCTGCCGCCCGAGCGGATTCCCGGGGTGTTGGCCGAGTTTCATCGGGTACTCCGAACGGGAGGGCACGCCTTGTTCGCCTTCCAGGCGACGGACGGTTGTGAAGTGGTGGAACCGTTCGATCACAAGGTGATTCGCGCGTACCGCTGGTCGCCGGAACGGCTTGCCGAGCTGTTGCGCGAGAGCGGGTTCGAGGTACTCGCGCGGATGGTCCGGGAACCCGGACCCGGCGAGCGGTTCGAGCAGGCTTACGTGTTGTGCTGCAAGCCACGATAATTCGCCGTACACGAGGCCTACCGGCCGGGTAACTTTGGACTATCGCTCGTCCGACAACGTGGTCGATCCGTCACAAGACTTCACCACTGTCGTCAGGGGGCGACGCTCCATGGAGTTACTCTCACCGATCGATGCCATTTTCCTGCTCGCCGAATCCCGGGAACACCCGATGCACGTGGGCGGCCTGCAACTCTTCGAGGCGCCCGAGGACGCCGGGCCCGATTTCGCCCGGTCCGTCTACGAAAAAGTGCTGGCGCAACAGACGATCAGCCCCACCTTCCGGAAGCGGCCGGCCACCTGGCTCGGAGCACCGCAGCTGGGCTGGTCCGAAGATCCCGACGTCGAACTCGACTATCACGTAAGACGTTCCGCGCTACCCAGCCCCGGCACGTTCGCACAGCTGCTGGATCTGGCCTCCCGACTACACGGGCAGCTGCTGGACCGGCATCGTCCGCTGTGGGAGATCCGCGTGGTCGAAGGGCTGAACGACGGCCGGTTCGCTCTGTACACGAAAATGCACCACGCACTCATCGACGGCGTCGCCGCGCAGCGTCTGATGCAACGCACCCTCACCAGCGATCCAGCCGCGCGCGAAGTCCGTGTGCCCTGGAATCTGCCGAAGCGCCAGCGTGATCCGAAGCCCGAAAGCTCGCGGCTCGGCGACGGTGCACGAAACCTGATGTCCGCCGCCAGCTTCGGCCCCAAGCTCGCGCGCGCCGCCCGCTCGGCGCTGCTGGAGCAGCAGTTGACCCTGCCGTTCGAAGCGCCGCGCACCATGCTCAATGTGCCGATCGGCGGCGCGCGCACCGTCGCGGTGCGGTCCTGGCCGCTGGAGCGGATCAAGCAGGTGAAGAAGGCGAGCGGAAAGACCATCAACGATGTGGTGCTGGCCATGTCCTCCGGTGCGCTGCGCAGCTACCTGCTGGAACGAGACGCGTTGCCGGACAAGCCTTTGATCGCCATGGTGCCGATGAACCTGCGCGGCGAGGACGACACCGACACCAGCGGCAACAAGGTCTGCGCCGCGCTGTGCAACCTGGGCACCGACGTCGTCGACCCGCTGGCCCGGCTGGCGGTGATCAGCGAATCGATGCACGACGTCAAGAACGTCTACCGGCAACTGTCCAGCACCCAGTCGATGGCGCTGTCCGCGCTGACGCTCAGCCCGATCGCGATGTCGCTGCTGCCCGCCCTGGTGCAGCGGACCTCGCCGGCGTTCAACGTTGTCATCTCGAATGTGCCGGGTGCGCGCGAACCGATGTATTTCAACGGCGCGCGGCTCGACGCCAGCTATCCGATGTCGATCCCGTTCGACGGGCAGGCCATGAACATCACCCTGACCACCACCGCCGAGAACCTGGACTTCGGTCTGGTCGGGTGCCGGCGCAGCGTGCCGGATATGCACCGGATTCTGGATCACCTGGAAAACGCACTGTCCGAGCTCGAAGACGCGATCTAGCACCGACACCCGAGAATCGGCTGGCCAGAGCCGCGAACGACTGCCAGGATGGCCTGGTGAGCGGTGATGTGCGGGTGTGTTTCGTCGGGGATTCCTTCGTGGCCGGAGTCGGCGATCCGCTGCTGCTGGGCTGGGCGGGCCGGCTCGGGCAGCGTGCGGTCGCCGACGGTGTCCAGCTCACCGCCTACAACCTGGGGGTGCGCCGCCAGACCTCGGCGGATGTGCTGAGCCGGTTCGGCGCCGAATGCGA
Coding sequences within:
- a CDS encoding FAD-dependent oxidoreductase, which translates into the protein MSENISVVVIGGGYAGVLAANRLTQRDNVAVTLINPRSDFVERIRLHQLVGGSDDAVVDFKDLLSERIRLVVDTVTDIDAAGRTVTLATGDTLRYDYLIYAVGSGSADPQVPGAAEFAYPIASFEEAQRLRPAVEALSAAGVVTVVGSGPTGIETAAELAEQGRQVTLVCGTILGPYLHPRGRRSVTKRLTALGVRILEGSDAKVTAVTRDSVRLGDGRALPSALTIWTAGFGVPDLARRSGLSTDTLGRLLTDETLTSLDDERILAAGDSAAPSNLPFRMSCQAATRIGAHAADTVLHRIANEQPAPINLGFIGQCISLGRRAGIFQFSSKDDTAKRWYLGGGVAAKVRGNQTRLADLGQGRQPSSAGAGQRFPGSPG
- a CDS encoding NAD(P)/FAD-dependent oxidoreductase, with amino-acid sequence MSGKIDVVVIGGGYAGVMAANRLTQRDDVTVTLINPRATFVERIRLHQLVSGTHSAVAEYSKVLNERVRLVVDTVTRIDAAGRSVTLQDGGTLGYDYLVYAVGSGTADPGVPGAAEFAYPLGSFEQAERLRTALDAAPAQAAVTVVGAGPSGIETAAELAEQGRTVTLVCGGVLGPYLHPRGRRTIAKRMAKLGVTVLEGGGAKVTGVTRAAVRLADGRELPSAVTIWTAGFGVPDLAQRSGLSTDAAGRLRTDETLTSIDDERIIAAGDSAAPSDLPFRMGCQSAVQTGPQAAETVLSRIAGDEPSTIDVGFAGQCISLGRRAGIFQFSSKDDQANKHYLGGRPGALLKETVCWSTVWQLSYEARKPGARTWWSKDEKRQELLQAARAEAPVTR
- a CDS encoding class I SAM-dependent methyltransferase — its product is MNDIAAIGAAYDEIAELYDELVRQPLYGTPFDDAMLAAFAALVGSGGAVADIGCGQGRIAAQLAESGLDVRGIDLSRRLLAMARTEFPHLRFDEGSMEELDFGAATLDGLVAWYSMIHLPPERIPGVLAEFHRVLRTGGHALFAFQATDGCEVVEPFDHKVIRAYRWSPERLAELLRESGFEVLARMVREPGPGERFEQAYVLCCKPR
- a CDS encoding cutinase family protein, which translates into the protein MALREFFARHRIGVGVAAPAVLGVTALVAASFALTSTPETRDTRLTSSVTECHDMVTISVAGRNDTPNPQTTAMLLDANGNPLPAALSGDHRSEWVDPVVNAPAGQVDPGSYRAVYVAYPANMSSYEDSVNAGVANTKQVMREIAQACPDTRFSIVGYSEGADVVRRVAMEVGNQEADKDGKYGIVNPDDVVGVVILADPGRSAGDGTFIGAKDPNNPDNFDQKYNGKPISGQGVMQGTGGGFGKLNGKIASFCSEGDLTCAAPQNISLLQLAANVGRQINVDNLERDGLTPATGQNVAEVLGRIAMTAFADIAAQPNWMASDETFLTVLLRVSDPAYKPGTHTPKATPVKSEISTDEMSPLAYLPQKVLNEIIGLIVTNQNTIPVVMSDPYKLTLGPNHTGHHFDYWKNADPQNGKPLTSAEYAAAWLTHLAKQAQAGEPVDKTATPKTEDVQAMYKAVDESKAPKTTTPAATSTSTTTTTTKSDAAVASTTQAPTTTSSGTSSSTTAPSSTTTAPTTTEAPKPTTVAPTTTAAPTTTVAPTTTTTTESAAPTTTESK
- a CDS encoding DMT family transporter, with protein sequence MTRRGWVLFLAMGAIWGVPYAMIRIAVEDFDPFVVAFARTLIGGLILLPIALYTKALMPVLRRWKPLLAYTLVEITGPWFLIGYAETTLNSSTVGLLIAAVPLIAVVMVATMGHETFDRRRVLGLIVGFGGVATLVGLDVDLSNPAAIGAIGLTAIGYALGPIIITRSLADLPPMGVVTASLILAAIIYAPMAALRWPDHYPADASWSVLGLAVLCTSLAFLVFFALISEVGPSRATVITYINPAVAILLGVTALNEPLTAGMAIGFPLVILGSILGTARSRGAEPKTEAPVAVPCADVPVPPGAYDERR
- a CDS encoding wax ester/triacylglycerol synthase family O-acyltransferase, giving the protein MELLSPIDAIFLLAESREHPMHVGGLQLFEAPEDAGPDFARSVYEKVLAQQTISPTFRKRPATWLGAPQLGWSEDPDVELDYHVRRSALPSPGTFAQLLDLASRLHGQLLDRHRPLWEIRVVEGLNDGRFALYTKMHHALIDGVAAQRLMQRTLTSDPAAREVRVPWNLPKRQRDPKPESSRLGDGARNLMSAASFGPKLARAARSALLEQQLTLPFEAPRTMLNVPIGGARTVAVRSWPLERIKQVKKASGKTINDVVLAMSSGALRSYLLERDALPDKPLIAMVPMNLRGEDDTDTSGNKVCAALCNLGTDVVDPLARLAVISESMHDVKNVYRQLSSTQSMALSALTLSPIAMSLLPALVQRTSPAFNVVISNVPGAREPMYFNGARLDASYPMSIPFDGQAMNITLTTTAENLDFGLVGCRRSVPDMHRILDHLENALSELEDAI
- a CDS encoding LysR family transcriptional regulator, with product MLERLELEAFLTLAEELHFGRTAERLHVTTSRVSQTIRQLERRIGAPLFERSSRRVVLTVVGKQLRDELRPAYDQIAAGVAAASSGNLLIRTLTVGFSAPWCGNLIIKSAKVFRDRYPGSVVTVEEIQLTDPLGRMRSGAVDLQLTEFPISEPDISTGPIIFSEPRSLMVPADHPFASRDSVSLEDLADTTLITINSEAVPRYWMDYYFPRRTPSGRPIPQGPAAVYWPEVLVHVSQGAGVSTVSAAAEQFHTRPGMAFVPFRDAPPIDYGLMWPTAHKNPLVRPFIETIRELADSA